In Paenibacillus sp. FSL M7-0420, a single genomic region encodes these proteins:
- a CDS encoding DinB family protein, translating to MVHAKDVLANQLLAGANDPSWHLPYMQAVENVTEEEAFWKPGEGVSSIAELTQHLLYWNEAWQSRYREGRMDAVPPVKDNNLSFRLPADIAFSELRGRLLQTLLNWQSLLSEEGLEEQVDGFPVTAAWWEIISNAATHNAYHIGQMVLIHKLYVPARPQA from the coding sequence ATGGTTCATGCCAAGGATGTGCTGGCCAATCAATTGCTGGCCGGGGCCAACGATCCCAGCTGGCATCTTCCCTATATGCAGGCTGTGGAGAACGTGACCGAGGAGGAAGCGTTCTGGAAGCCCGGTGAAGGAGTCAGCAGCATAGCTGAGCTTACCCAGCATTTGCTGTACTGGAATGAAGCCTGGCAGAGCCGGTACCGCGAGGGGCGTATGGACGCTGTGCCTCCGGTGAAGGATAATAACCTCAGCTTCAGGCTTCCGGCAGATATTGCGTTCAGCGAGCTGCGCGGAAGGCTGCTGCAGACGCTCTTGAACTGGCAGAGCCTGTTGTCTGAGGAAGGGCTGGAGGAACAGGTGGACGGCTTCCCGGTAACGGCTGCATGGTGGGAGATCATCAGCAATGCGGCAACTCATAATGCCTATCATATAGGTCAAATGGTGTTGATCCACAAGCTGTACGTCCCGGCCAGGCCACAAGCATAA